The DNA sequence GATTCTGGCATGGTTACGGCTCCTTTGTTTATGAGAGGAGGGTTTATTTTTCATGTTCAGGCGGATGTCCGTCATAAGATTTCTTTTCGGATGTGCAATATACGAGAATCGTCCAAGGGAGGGGACAGGTTTTATTTCCTGGACTGAGGAGAATGGGAGAAAATCATATTGACTTTTCTCATAGAGTAACATAAATAGATAGTCAACCTTAATTGAATTACCCCGCAGCAAGCTGTGAGGAATTCTGAGATTAATGTCAAAATAGACCCTGAAACAAGTTCAGGGTGACACGTGTCATGCCGAACTTGTTTCGGCATCTAAACAACAGACCCTGAAACAAGTTCAGGATAAAAAAACCCGCGTTGTGAAGAAATCAAGGGCAGCCCAGAGGAGCGCATGTCAAAAGAGCACATTCTGATAGTGGACGACGAAGAAGATATTCTCGAACTGATCGGCTATAATCTCACCAGAGACGGGTACAGGGTGAGCACGGCGATGACCGGAGAACAGGCATTGCACAGCGCCCGTCAGGGGAGGCCGGATCTCATACTTCTCGATCTCATGCTTCCGGGAATAGACGGCCTCGAGGTATGCCGTCGGTTGAAATCCGACTCGCTGACCAGGTCGATACCTATTATCATGGTTACTGCAAAGGGAGAGGACGCCGATATCGTAACCGGTCTGGAACTGGGCGCCGATGATTACATCATCAAACCGTTCAGTCCACGGGTTCTCCTGGCAAGAGTCCGGGCGGTTCTCAGGCGCAACAGGAAGGATTTAACTGAAGAACCTGTAGTGTTGCGCTCTGCCGATCTTGTTATCGACCTGTCGTCACGGGAAGTGCTGGTTCAGGAAAAGCCTGTTCAGCTTGCGGCGACCGAATTCAACATCCTTCATTTCCTTATGAAGAGACCGGGATGGGTATTTACCCGCAACCAGATTATCAACGCGATAAAAGGCGATGATTACCCGGTCACCGAGCGCTCGGTGGATGTCCAGATTGTCGGCCTCCGGAAAAAGCTCGGCCCCGCCGGGAAGTACATCCTTACCGTCCGCGGCATAGGATATCGATTCAAGGAATAGCCGATGCCGAAAAGTAAAAAGTTTGTCTGGCAGATATACTCCTATTACCTTCTCCTTCTTCTGGTTTCCTGTTTGACGGTAATCCTGTATACTGCACATTCCCTGCGGCAGTATACAACCGACTCCGCGCTGTCCCGTCTGACCTCCAGTGCGGTACTGTTCAGAAAAATAATTCTCCAGAAACCGCTGCCGTTCAATGAACATGAGATTAACGCCCTCTGCCGGGAGATGGTTCCTTTCACCTCTGCACGGTATACGGTAATCCTCCCCACAGGCAGGGTTATCGGAGATTCGGATTCCGATCCGGCGCGCATGGAAAACCACCTGGACCGTCCCGAGGTGTTGACGGCGCTTTCGGGAAAAATCGGCACTTCCATACGCTACAGTTCAGTGGAGCCATATCGGATGATGTATGTGGCTGTCCCGGTGGAATCGAATGGCAGCATGTACGGCGTGGTGCGGACATCACTGAAATTGGATGCGGTCAACCGTGAGTTGAACTCATTCTATGGCAAAGCGGTAATCGCCGCAATGTTACTTTCTCTCCTTGGACTTATTTTCAGCCTGATAATCTCACGGAAGCTGAACAAATCATTGGTGGAGGTAAAACAGGGAATATCACGGTTTTCCTCAGATGATCTGGCTGTCAGGCTCCATGTTCAGTCAGCGGCGGAAATCGAAGAACTTGCTGATACCCTGAACGTCATGGCGGACCACCTGGAAACACGGATCAATACAGTAACCCGCCAAAGAAACGAACTGGAAGCGGTGCTGTCCGGCATGGCGGAAGCGGTCATCGCGGTGGATATGAATGAACGGATAATCAATTCCAACCATGCAGCCGAATCCCTGTTCGGATTCACGTTCGATCAAGTCCGCGGCCGTACGGTCCAGGAGGTTATCCGTAACAGCCGCCTGCAGAATTTCATCAAGAGGGTTTTGTCGAGCGATGCCCCGGTGACCGATGAGATCATCGTGCAGTTCCGGACAGATCGTTTTCTTCAGGCGCACGGCAGCATCCTCTTGGATTCTTCGAACCGGAATATCGGAGCGCTCATAGTTCTCAACGATGTAACCAGGTTGAAACTCCTGGAAACCATCCGCCGAGAATTCGTGGCCAATGTATCCCATGAGCTGAAAACTCCCATAACCTCGATCAAGGGATTTGTCGAGACTCTGAAAGACGGCGCCATGCATGACCCTGTGAATGCTCAAAAATTCCTCGATATCATCCTGAAACACACCGACCGCCTGAATGCCATCATCGAGGACCTCCTGAGCCTGTCCCGGGTTGAACAGGAGGCGGAAAACGAGCAGATATACCTGGAACCGGTCAGGGTCGGCGAAATAGTGAAAAACGCCCTCCTGGTATGCGATTCGAAAGCCGGTGAAAAAGGAATACGCATCGAGTTCCGGGGAAATGAGGATATCGAGATCATGGCAAATCCGGACTTGCTCGAACAGGCGGTGGTCAACCTGCTCGATAACGCCATCAAGTACAGCGGTCGGCAAAGCCGGATTCTCGTGGAGGTTTCCCTTTCAGGCGCTGATACGGCAATAAAGGTTGAAGATCACGGCATCGGTATACCCGAAGAACATCTCCAGCGAATTTTCGAACGGTTCTACCGGGTAGACAAGGCTAGGAGCCGTGAGCTGGGCGGAACCGGTCTCGGTCTGGCCATTGTCAAACATATAGTCCAGGCTCATCACGGACGGGTGGATGTTACAAGCGCTCCCGGAAAGGGCAGCACATTTTTCATCTATATTCCGAAAAAGGTCTGAACCTTATACATGACAGATGCCGAAACGGTTTTATCGTTCCCGCGAAGAGGCAACAAGTTCGGCATGACTAGTGTCACCCTGAATATGTCTGAACCTTGATTCGCATGATTTAGCCCGAATTATGCATGAAAACAGTATTTTAGTCTCTGTGAGCGTAAAATACTGCCCCCTAAATCCCCCGAAGGGGGACTTAAAAGACTGCAAGATAAGGCATAATCGGTTATTTTTTAAAAGTTACGCTTACGCATTTTCATCTTTACCACGAAAAGTCCCCCTTCGGGGGATTAAGGGGGTTGCCTCCAAAATTAATAATAAGTATTTGTTTAAAAAAGAGTTAAGAAAATGTCATAGCAAGTTTGTGAATAATTCGGGTTAGCTCGGCTGATAATCTCGAAAAAGATTACGTTGCAAACCCAAAAAAGGACTCGGTATTTCTCCCGAGTCCTTTTTTATATATGGTAGCGGGGGGCGGATTCGAACCGCCGACCTTTGGGTTATGAGCCCAACGAGCTACCAGACTGCTCCACCCCGCGCCGATTTCTTCGTTATAGTGGATGCCAATATACCTTTTCGTTATCGGTTTGTCAAGTAAGGAAACAGCATTTTATTGTATATCTGCGTTATTCTGCATCTCATACTTTGGGCTTTCATTTTGCATCACTTTATATTATACTGCGCTATTATGGAATAGTAGGTATATTTCCCTGATGAATCCAAGGAAACTCATGCAATATCAAGATGATATAAAGAAGAAACTGGAACAGGTTCTCATACAGGTAGCGAAACCGGCGCGCTATGTCGACGGCGAACTCC is a window from the Candidatus Latescibacter sp. genome containing:
- a CDS encoding response regulator encodes the protein MSKEHILIVDDEEDILELIGYNLTRDGYRVSTAMTGEQALHSARQGRPDLILLDLMLPGIDGLEVCRRLKSDSLTRSIPIIMVTAKGEDADIVTGLELGADDYIIKPFSPRVLLARVRAVLRRNRKDLTEEPVVLRSADLVIDLSSREVLVQEKPVQLAATEFNILHFLMKRPGWVFTRNQIINAIKGDDYPVTERSVDVQIVGLRKKLGPAGKYILTVRGIGYRFKE
- a CDS encoding ATP-binding protein, with translation MPKSKKFVWQIYSYYLLLLLVSCLTVILYTAHSLRQYTTDSALSRLTSSAVLFRKIILQKPLPFNEHEINALCREMVPFTSARYTVILPTGRVIGDSDSDPARMENHLDRPEVLTALSGKIGTSIRYSSVEPYRMMYVAVPVESNGSMYGVVRTSLKLDAVNRELNSFYGKAVIAAMLLSLLGLIFSLIISRKLNKSLVEVKQGISRFSSDDLAVRLHVQSAAEIEELADTLNVMADHLETRINTVTRQRNELEAVLSGMAEAVIAVDMNERIINSNHAAESLFGFTFDQVRGRTVQEVIRNSRLQNFIKRVLSSDAPVTDEIIVQFRTDRFLQAHGSILLDSSNRNIGALIVLNDVTRLKLLETIRREFVANVSHELKTPITSIKGFVETLKDGAMHDPVNAQKFLDIILKHTDRLNAIIEDLLSLSRVEQEAENEQIYLEPVRVGEIVKNALLVCDSKAGEKGIRIEFRGNEDIEIMANPDLLEQAVVNLLDNAIKYSGRQSRILVEVSLSGADTAIKVEDHGIGIPEEHLQRIFERFYRVDKARSRELGGTGLGLAIVKHIVQAHHGRVDVTSAPGKGSTFFIYIPKKV